The following coding sequences lie in one Bacteroidota bacterium genomic window:
- a CDS encoding ABC-F family ATP-binding cassette domain-containing protein: MLLLQNISIQFGGEYLFKNVTLQIGAHDRIGLVGANGTGKTTLLKILVGLTQTDSGSVQKANYVSVGYLPQEAVTSSNKTLYEETKTAFEDINTIERQLDEINSQIQNFVSSTNSDQDYSELIELQGELQLKLESLDAYRMQSQVEKVLMGLGFSEEDFNRQTDEFSGGWQMRIALAKLLLSNPSLLLLDEPTNHLDLDSLRWLEAYLKSYNGSIVIVSHDRAFLDNMTNKTLALANSKLAIYSGNYTFYETESENRRELLVNAAKNQKQQLKQTQQFIDRFRYKATKARQVQSRIKLLEKIDLIEVEGVGKEISFSFPQPKQSGAVVLEIKDLTKQYPTKHGNLTVLDHLNLTIERGDKFALVGVNGAGKSTFSRIISKSELPTSGDMKFGYNVTTAYFAQTQVDELESEMEVLQVVESVAEGETRTQIRTLLGCFLFEGDDVFKKVRVLSGGEKSRLALAKMLLQPANFLVMDEPTNHLDMRSKKVLQEALINFEGTYLIVSHDRHFLDPVVNKVIEVCNKSIKIYLGNISDYIAAKEKETQALKPTRAISTQGNITEISEKDRKRLEAEERQRLYMITKPIKEKLAAVETEIKKKEKLKIEYQAAMAEPDFYSDTQKVKSTNSEYKQITGELDELYKKWTEYSEKLEHIIIKQ; the protein is encoded by the coding sequence ATGCTTCTACTCCAAAATATATCAATCCAATTCGGCGGCGAGTATCTTTTCAAAAATGTTACTTTGCAAATCGGAGCTCACGACCGCATTGGACTTGTTGGAGCCAACGGCACCGGCAAAACAACGCTGCTGAAAATTTTAGTCGGTTTGACTCAAACCGATTCCGGTTCCGTTCAAAAAGCTAATTATGTTTCGGTCGGTTATCTACCTCAGGAAGCTGTAACCTCATCGAATAAAACACTTTACGAGGAAACAAAAACTGCATTTGAGGATATCAACACTATTGAGCGGCAGTTAGACGAGATCAATTCACAAATCCAGAATTTCGTAAGCTCAACAAACTCCGATCAGGACTACAGTGAATTGATAGAGCTTCAAGGTGAACTTCAGCTTAAACTCGAAAGCTTAGACGCTTACCGAATGCAATCACAAGTCGAAAAAGTTTTGATGGGGCTTGGTTTCTCGGAAGAAGATTTCAACAGGCAAACTGACGAGTTCAGCGGCGGATGGCAAATGCGTATTGCTCTTGCAAAGTTACTGTTAAGCAATCCTTCGCTTCTGCTTCTCGATGAACCAACGAATCATCTCGACCTCGATTCGCTTCGCTGGTTAGAGGCTTATTTAAAATCGTACAACGGCTCAATCGTTATCGTCTCACACGACAGGGCTTTTCTTGATAACATGACTAACAAAACTCTTGCTTTGGCAAACAGCAAGTTAGCGATATATTCGGGTAACTATACATTTTATGAAACCGAAAGTGAAAACCGTCGCGAGCTTTTAGTTAATGCGGCAAAAAATCAGAAGCAGCAGTTAAAACAAACACAACAATTTATTGACCGCTTCAGATATAAGGCTACAAAGGCGCGACAGGTTCAGAGCCGGATAAAGCTTTTAGAGAAAATCGATTTGATTGAAGTCGAGGGAGTAGGGAAGGAAATTAGTTTTAGCTTTCCCCAGCCAAAGCAGTCGGGCGCAGTAGTGTTGGAAATCAAAGATTTGACAAAACAGTATCCTACAAAACACGGTAATCTGACGGTATTAGATCACCTTAACTTAACTATCGAACGAGGCGATAAATTTGCGCTTGTTGGGGTAAACGGCGCCGGAAAATCTACGTTTAGCAGAATAATCAGCAAAAGCGAGTTGCCGACATCGGGAGATATGAAATTCGGATATAATGTAACGACTGCCTATTTTGCTCAAACACAAGTGGACGAGCTTGAGAGTGAGATGGAAGTTTTGCAAGTTGTAGAATCGGTTGCTGAGGGCGAAACACGCACTCAAATCAGAACGCTCCTCGGCTGTTTTCTGTTTGAAGGCGATGATGTGTTTAAAAAAGTTCGTGTTCTTTCAGGGGGAGAGAAAAGCAGGTTAGCGTTAGCAAAGATGTTACTCCAGCCGGCAAACTTTTTAGTGATGGACGAGCCGACAAACCATCTCGATATGCGATCGAAAAAAGTTTTGCAAGAAGCATTGATAAATTTTGAGGGGACATATTTAATTGTTTCGCACGACAGGCATTTTCTCGACCCCGTTGTGAACAAAGTAATTGAAGTTTGTAACAAGTCGATTAAAATTTATCTTGGAAACATTTCCGATTATATCGCGGCAAAAGAAAAAGAAACGCAGGCACTCAAACCGACCAGAGCGATTAGCACACAAGGCAATATCACAGAAATATCAGAGAAGGATCGCAAACGTCTTGAGGCAGAAGAGCGACAGCGGCTTTACATGATTACAAAGCCAATAAAAGAGAAATTGGCTGCAGTTGAAACAGAAATTAAGAAAAAGGAAAAATTAAAAATCGAATACCAGGCTGCGATGGCTGAACCTGATTTTTATTCCGACACACAAAAAGTGAAATCAACCAATAGCGAGTATAAACAAATAACGGGCGAGTTGGACGAGCTGTATAAGAAGTGGACTGAATACAGCGAAAAACTTGAGCATATTATTATCAAACAGTGA
- a CDS encoding site-specific DNA-methyltransferase: MTSLLEREGMAGKVQMIYIDPPYGIAYKSNWQMKLNNRTVGEKDEDVSGEPEVIKAYRDTWIDGIHTYLSYLRDRLLVAKELLTPSGSCFMQISDENVHLVRSVMDEVFGSENFVTQISFQKTGSFSSKFLSNVIDHIICYAKDKEQCKWRNLYQERMSDYDIPSGYDYIEDLKGVRRISPEEKTSRFFSDNFDKIFQSVSLESGGWSETGSKPITLNSREYTPRSTAHWKTTHNGIKTLDKMNRIHFQGNSIRYKMYLKDFPVVPQTNIWSDLMGATDLMYVVQTNVKVIQRCLLMSTDPGDLVLDPTCGSGTTAYVAEQWGRRWITTDTSRIALNIAKQRLMAAVLPYYKLYDEKGGDIRQGFIYKKVPHVTLESLANDEPAKEETLYDRPEVDTKKLRVAGPFTVETLQSLNPLSPEEISQSHDADDNFEQKVFDHLKSAGVKTGMKQEQAVFTRIDPLTSPYLHAEGFYQAKKGERKAYIHIGPKFGTVSKAAVNEAIKECRTRGDADWLLILGFSFESDVSSQTITSEKFGSFEVSKIRMHDDLMQEGLLKKDKKAASFVTIAEPDIAMIHPPITKGRVGVGSKTVQIEIRGLDIYDPIKDEVKPRDIHDIAYWMVDDDYDGSNFIVKQAFFCGGEKDDFDNWKKGLTRLALSSTKKKAEAALRIEIDEEAFERLYGHISHPIEVKKKGQKIAVRVISQFGEESMKVLEL, from the coding sequence CCTGCGGGACCGGCTTCTCGTTGCAAAAGAGCTTCTCACGCCGAGCGGCTCGTGCTTCATGCAAATCTCCGACGAGAACGTTCACCTCGTGCGAAGCGTAATGGATGAGGTGTTTGGGAGCGAGAATTTTGTTACACAAATATCATTTCAGAAAACTGGAAGTTTTAGCTCGAAATTCCTTTCAAATGTCATCGATCATATTATATGTTATGCCAAGGATAAAGAACAATGCAAATGGCGTAACCTCTATCAAGAGAGGATGAGCGATTACGATATTCCTTCAGGTTATGATTACATAGAAGATCTAAAAGGAGTTAGAAGAATTTCTCCTGAAGAAAAGACATCTCGGTTTTTTAGTGATAATTTTGATAAGATATTTCAATCAGTTTCACTAGAATCTGGTGGTTGGAGTGAAACAGGATCGAAACCAATAACCCTAAATAGCAGAGAGTATACTCCTCGTTCGACTGCCCATTGGAAAACTACACACAATGGTATAAAAACTTTAGACAAGATGAATCGAATACATTTTCAAGGGAACTCGATTCGTTATAAAATGTATTTAAAAGATTTTCCAGTTGTGCCACAAACAAATATTTGGTCTGATCTCATGGGTGCAACTGATTTAATGTACGTTGTTCAAACTAATGTGAAAGTGATTCAGCGTTGTCTTCTTATGTCCACCGATCCCGGCGATCTCGTACTTGATCCAACATGCGGCAGCGGCACAACGGCGTATGTTGCCGAACAGTGGGGCAGGCGATGGATCACCACGGATACATCGCGCATCGCACTGAACATCGCCAAGCAGCGGCTCATGGCTGCGGTGTTGCCCTACTACAAATTGTACGACGAGAAGGGTGGCGATATCCGTCAGGGCTTCATCTACAAGAAAGTCCCACACGTTACGCTCGAGAGTCTTGCCAATGACGAGCCGGCAAAGGAAGAAACCCTGTACGATCGTCCTGAGGTGGACACCAAGAAGCTCCGTGTTGCAGGTCCGTTTACTGTCGAAACATTACAAAGCTTGAACCCACTCTCACCGGAAGAAATCTCTCAATCGCACGATGCCGATGATAATTTTGAGCAAAAGGTGTTCGATCATCTCAAGTCGGCGGGAGTGAAAACCGGAATGAAGCAAGAGCAAGCAGTGTTTACTCGCATCGATCCGCTCACAAGTCCGTACCTGCACGCCGAAGGTTTTTATCAGGCAAAGAAAGGCGAGCGGAAAGCATATATCCATATTGGTCCAAAGTTTGGAACTGTGAGTAAAGCAGCGGTGAACGAAGCCATCAAAGAGTGCCGCACACGCGGCGATGCCGATTGGCTTTTAATACTCGGCTTCTCGTTTGAGAGCGATGTCAGCAGTCAAACGATTACGAGTGAAAAGTTCGGTTCATTTGAAGTGAGCAAAATCCGCATGCACGACGACCTGATGCAGGAAGGATTATTGAAGAAGGACAAGAAAGCGGCATCGTTTGTAACCATCGCCGAGCCAGACATTGCGATGATACACCCTCCCATTACTAAGGGGAGGGTTGGGGTGGGGTCGAAAACCGTGCAAATAGAAATCCGTGGTCTCGACATCTACGATCCAATCAAAGACGAGGTGAAGCCCCGCGACATCCACGACATCGCCTACTGGATGGTGGACGACGATTACGACGGAAGCAATTTTATCGTGAAGCAGGCATTTTTCTGCGGCGGAGAAAAAGATGATTTTGATAACTGGAAAAAAGGATTAACAAGACTTGCACTTTCCTCTACCAAAAAGAAAGCCGAAGCTGCTTTAAGAATTGAAATCGATGAAGAAGCGTTCGAGCGGCTGTACGGGCACATCTCGCATCCCATCGAAGTAAAAAAGAAAGGGCAGAAAATTGCAGTGCGTGTCATCTCGCAATTTGGAGAAGAGTCGATGAAGGTATTGGAATTATAA